Proteins from one Halopseudomonas pelagia genomic window:
- a CDS encoding DUF3336 domain-containing protein, giving the protein MKLFERPRTKQLLKDMEQAEHYQDWAEMAAAWDEEHGLDEWKQNDACESYDYRSIRQRLDKVRDLRFRREYHDLLFVLNEGLHGNLGGMGKPALYNKAKLGTKNLITRYVEEICGALDDLNEVDDSIIALEEKQDFFLRASHCYGRSALMLSGGAVLGFFHAGVVKALFDHGLLPEIISGSSAGSIIAATACTHVDDELQHRLSLDNLHHEVDETTAIRPALSLFGNPRPRMDADNLKDYLAKIIPDLTFQEAFELTGRKLNITVTGLSPRQAPRLLNAITSPNVLIRSAVTASCAIYGIYPPVTLMCRNAANETVPYLPDLKWIDGSFADDLPAKRLARLFGVNHFISSMTNPAVLAMTPDPDAPSNPFRTLLTYQARFLKITTAEAMRFSRDNIRIKSPVISLMQHLTYGVLRQEYTADINIFLRNRWDHPLRLLAAPSREAMHRLLHEGERSTWEKVEMVRNCTAISRKLDTIVHGRGWEK; this is encoded by the coding sequence ATGAAGCTCTTTGAACGCCCGCGCACCAAGCAATTGTTAAAGGACATGGAGCAGGCCGAGCATTACCAGGATTGGGCCGAGATGGCGGCTGCCTGGGATGAAGAGCATGGGCTGGACGAGTGGAAGCAGAACGATGCCTGCGAGAGTTATGACTACCGCTCCATTCGCCAGCGCCTGGACAAGGTGCGGGACCTGCGCTTTCGCCGCGAGTATCACGACCTGCTGTTTGTCCTGAACGAAGGCCTGCACGGGAATCTGGGCGGCATGGGCAAACCGGCGTTGTATAACAAGGCAAAGCTCGGCACCAAGAACCTGATCACCCGGTATGTAGAAGAGATATGCGGTGCGCTGGATGATCTGAATGAAGTAGATGACAGCATCATTGCGCTGGAAGAAAAGCAGGATTTCTTTTTACGTGCCAGCCATTGTTACGGGCGTTCGGCGTTGATGCTCAGCGGCGGGGCAGTGCTGGGCTTTTTTCATGCGGGGGTGGTCAAGGCGCTGTTTGATCACGGTTTGTTGCCCGAGATCATTTCCGGCTCCAGCGCTGGGTCGATCATCGCTGCAACTGCTTGCACGCATGTGGATGATGAGCTCCAGCACCGGCTGAGCCTGGACAACCTGCACCACGAGGTGGATGAGACCACCGCGATACGCCCGGCGCTGTCCTTGTTTGGCAATCCCAGACCGAGAATGGATGCGGATAATCTCAAGGATTATCTGGCGAAGATTATTCCTGATCTGACCTTTCAGGAGGCGTTCGAGCTGACCGGGCGCAAACTGAATATCACCGTGACTGGGTTGTCTCCACGTCAGGCGCCGCGCTTGTTGAACGCCATCACCTCGCCCAATGTGCTGATTCGTTCTGCGGTCACCGCTTCCTGCGCGATCTACGGCATTTACCCGCCGGTCACGCTGATGTGCCGCAATGCCGCTAACGAGACGGTGCCTTACCTACCTGACTTGAAATGGATTGATGGCTCCTTTGCCGACGACCTGCCGGCCAAGCGCCTGGCGCGGTTGTTCGGCGTTAACCATTTTATTTCCAGCATGACCAACCCTGCGGTGCTGGCGATGACCCCGGATCCGGATGCACCCAGTAATCCGTTCCGCACTCTGCTGACCTATCAGGCGCGTTTTCTGAAAATCACCACCGCCGAAGCAATGCGCTTCAGTCGCGACAACATCCGCATAAAATCCCCGGTGATCAGCTTGATGCAGCATCTGACTTACGGTGTGCTGCGCCAGGAATACACCGCGGACATCAACATCTTCCTGCGCAATCGCTGGGACCATCCGCTGCGCCTGCTCGCTGCGCCCTCGCGGGAGGCTATGCATCGGCTGCTGCACGAGGGGGAACGTTCCACCTGGGAGAAGGTGGAAATGGTCCGTAACTGCACGGCTATCAGCCGCAAGCTGGATACCATCGTGCACGGCCGGGGCTGGGAAAAATAG
- a CDS encoding wax ester/triacylglycerol synthase family O-acyltransferase, which produces MKQLTPMDSHFFYFEGPNQPMMIGSLWLCDQTTAPDGIVRHKDILQYVSDRLNTTSYFRRRLEQAPFQLDDPYWLEDENFDLEYHVRHVGLPQPGDWRQLCIFTARTMSRSVDMERAPWEIYIIEGVNNVEGVPPNSFAVLIRFHHAYVDGKSSLELSTAMMEETAEHEYGRRDRVEVAERAPTRLEMWARTAPRMLGQSVRSMRAGLLFGRKSLELARRLRQDGLPEQRRVPRTIFNVTVTPHRSYGGHSWQIPDLKRMRQLHPGASLNDVILAVIAGGMRRYLAGHKQLPVDQSLISMCPVSIRPEDARSETGNLISAMYIAIGTNIEDPTKRLAAIQGRTHRGIPLAREVLCDLTNAVGDMVPPAIRALGAWFQNRTHMAGTLPLINTVITNVPGIPGMHTRYFAGAAIREVFPLVPVCDGMAISHGITGIYDRLNLGVVADRKVVPDMDFYIACMEASTKEYLACVAALESAQTSTAQERTIDSDKPNARQPSKAAAKTQSNATVAKTTSKPKKRVKTRPAASKSAGVKLAAANSSPNTSVAGPLPAESKQN; this is translated from the coding sequence ATGAAGCAACTGACACCCATGGATTCGCACTTCTTCTATTTTGAGGGTCCCAATCAGCCGATGATGATCGGTAGCCTGTGGTTATGTGATCAGACAACCGCGCCAGACGGCATTGTGCGGCACAAGGATATTCTGCAGTACGTATCGGACCGGTTGAATACGACCTCGTATTTCCGGAGGCGGTTGGAGCAGGCACCTTTTCAGTTGGACGATCCCTACTGGCTGGAAGACGAGAATTTTGATCTGGAATATCACGTTCGGCATGTCGGCTTGCCCCAGCCTGGGGATTGGCGTCAGTTGTGCATTTTTACCGCGCGGACGATGTCGCGCAGCGTCGATATGGAACGGGCGCCCTGGGAGATCTACATCATCGAGGGCGTCAACAATGTGGAAGGCGTGCCGCCCAACAGTTTTGCTGTGCTGATTCGGTTTCATCACGCCTATGTGGATGGCAAGTCCAGCCTCGAACTCAGCACGGCGATGATGGAAGAAACCGCGGAACACGAATACGGTCGGCGTGACAGAGTCGAGGTCGCCGAACGTGCGCCCACGCGTCTGGAAATGTGGGCTCGCACGGCGCCGCGAATGTTGGGGCAGTCTGTGCGCAGTATGCGAGCTGGCCTGCTGTTCGGTCGCAAGAGCCTGGAGTTGGCGCGTCGTTTGCGGCAAGACGGTTTGCCGGAGCAGCGACGGGTACCGCGGACGATCTTCAACGTCACGGTTACACCGCACCGTTCCTATGGCGGGCACTCGTGGCAAATCCCTGACCTCAAGCGGATGCGTCAACTGCACCCCGGTGCCAGTCTTAATGATGTGATTCTGGCGGTCATCGCCGGTGGTATGCGACGGTATCTGGCCGGACATAAACAACTGCCGGTTGATCAGTCCCTGATCTCCATGTGCCCGGTTTCCATACGTCCAGAGGACGCCCGCTCTGAAACCGGTAACCTGATATCGGCGATGTATATTGCCATCGGTACCAATATCGAGGATCCGACCAAACGTCTGGCCGCGATCCAAGGACGCACCCATCGAGGCATCCCTTTGGCCCGCGAAGTGCTCTGTGACCTGACCAACGCGGTGGGCGACATGGTGCCACCCGCCATCCGCGCTCTGGGTGCCTGGTTCCAGAACCGCACGCATATGGCCGGCACCTTGCCGCTGATCAATACGGTGATTACCAACGTGCCCGGTATCCCCGGCATGCATACCCGCTATTTTGCCGGAGCGGCCATCCGCGAAGTTTTCCCCCTGGTTCCGGTATGCGATGGCATGGCCATCAGTCACGGGATCACCGGCATATATGATCGCCTGAACCTGGGTGTGGTGGCTGACCGCAAGGTGGTACCGGATATGGATTTCTACATCGCCTGCATGGAGGCGTCGACGAAGGAGTATTTAGCCTGCGTAGCAGCGCTGGAGTCTGCCCAAACCAGTACTGCGCAGGAGCGCACGATCGACTCTGACAAGCCCAACGCCAGGCAGCCAAGCAAAGCCGCCGCAAAGACTCAGAGCAACGCGACTGTCGCCAAAACCACCAGTAAGCCCAAGAAGCGGGTCAAAACCAGACCGGCCGCGAGCAAATCGGCGGGGGTAAAGCTTGCCGCCGCCAATAGCTCGCCCAACACATCTGTTGCAGGACCGCTACCGGCTGAAAGTAAGCAAAACTGA
- a CDS encoding calcium/sodium antiporter: protein MSLTVIVLFIVGLALLVAGAEVLVKGASRLAAGFRISPLVIGLTVVAFGTSAPELAVSTGAALGGQGDIALGNVLGSNIFNVLFILGLSALIAPLVVSRQLIRLDVPLMIGASMLVILLSLDGSLGRFDGILLFVLIVAYTLFLIISSRRANTPTDAADLGVPDAEHAGSTLINVLFVAGGLVMLVLGARWLVNGAVVMATSMGVSERVVALTIVAAGTSLPEVATSVIASIRGQRDIAVGNVVGSNIFNLLAVLGVASFLAPAGIAVSEAVLRFDMLVMFAVALACLPIFISGMRINRWEGLLFMAYFVVYNVHVVTTDGGASGIPGLPSAMLFYVMPLTAVTLLVILWKGAPRH, encoded by the coding sequence ATGAGTTTGACGGTCATTGTCCTGTTTATTGTGGGGCTGGCTTTATTGGTCGCAGGTGCCGAGGTGCTGGTCAAGGGTGCTTCGCGGTTGGCAGCGGGTTTTCGTATTTCACCGTTAGTAATCGGTCTTACCGTAGTCGCCTTTGGTACCAGTGCGCCCGAGTTGGCGGTCAGTACCGGTGCGGCCTTGGGCGGACAGGGCGACATCGCTCTGGGTAACGTGTTGGGCAGCAATATATTCAACGTGCTGTTTATCCTTGGCCTGTCTGCTTTGATCGCGCCACTGGTGGTGTCGCGTCAGTTGATCCGTCTAGATGTGCCTTTGATGATCGGCGCCAGCATGCTGGTCATCTTGTTATCGCTGGACGGCAGCCTCGGTCGCTTCGACGGCATCCTGCTGTTTGTACTGATCGTTGCCTACACACTGTTTTTGATTATCAGCAGCCGGCGTGCCAATACGCCGACCGATGCCGCTGATCTGGGCGTGCCGGATGCCGAGCACGCCGGTTCGACGTTGATAAATGTGCTGTTTGTAGCTGGCGGCCTGGTGATGCTGGTACTGGGTGCCCGCTGGTTGGTCAACGGTGCGGTAGTGATGGCAACCAGTATGGGTGTATCCGAGCGAGTAGTGGCATTAACTATCGTCGCGGCGGGTACCTCCCTGCCTGAGGTGGCGACCTCTGTGATCGCGAGTATTCGCGGGCAACGCGATATCGCTGTGGGCAACGTCGTGGGCAGCAATATATTTAACCTGTTGGCGGTGCTGGGTGTCGCGTCCTTCCTGGCTCCAGCCGGTATCGCAGTGTCGGAAGCGGTGCTGCGCTTTGACATGCTGGTGATGTTTGCTGTGGCCCTGGCGTGTTTGCCGATCTTCATCAGCGGCATGCGCATAAACCGCTGGGAAGGGTTGCTGTTTATGGCCTACTTCGTCGTCTACAACGTTCATGTGGTGACCACAGATGGCGGCGCCAGCGGAATTCCGGGACTACCTAGCGCGATGCTGTTCTATGTAATGCCACTCACCGCGGTTACCTTGCTGGTTATTCTTTGGAAGGGCGCGCCGCGTCACTAA